A section of the Armatimonadota bacterium genome encodes:
- the ispE gene encoding 4-(cytidine 5'-diphospho)-2-C-methyl-D-erythritol kinase has product MSVRLTVRCPAKVNLFLSVGPPDAIGYHPIRTVFQAVSLSDTLVISVADGPTRIECDWPGLPAENTLTKALRLAAEFTDLPSLSIRLDKSIPAQSGLGGGSSDAAGLIRALGVLTDGRLGPREQHEIACAVGADVPFFLVGGRAKGEGYGERLTPLPDTEPQSLLIVRPPIGVDTAAAYRGLDISPRAWHDFPENEAFYNDFERVAPRESLEAREALLATGAKHALLCGSGSATFGVFPSATEAEAAAQRFAEKGTLHAWVARTLARNESLELQPCSREGKGHWAKDGPVMKGL; this is encoded by the coding sequence ATGAGTGTGCGGCTCACCGTGCGCTGCCCGGCCAAGGTCAACCTCTTTCTGTCTGTGGGACCGCCGGACGCCATCGGCTACCACCCCATACGGACCGTCTTTCAGGCGGTTTCGCTGAGCGATACGCTGGTGATTTCAGTTGCCGATGGTCCCACGAGGATCGAGTGCGATTGGCCCGGGCTGCCCGCAGAGAACACGCTCACGAAGGCCCTGCGCTTGGCGGCGGAGTTCACCGATTTGCCGTCGCTCTCAATTCGGCTCGATAAGAGCATTCCGGCCCAGAGCGGGTTGGGCGGTGGGAGTTCCGATGCCGCCGGGCTGATCCGTGCGCTGGGCGTTCTGACGGACGGCAGGCTCGGCCCGCGAGAGCAGCACGAGATCGCCTGCGCGGTCGGCGCGGACGTGCCCTTCTTTCTTGTGGGCGGGCGAGCCAAAGGGGAAGGATACGGCGAGCGGTTGACTCCACTGCCGGACACCGAACCGCAATCGCTCTTGATCGTCCGCCCCCCGATCGGGGTCGACACGGCCGCCGCCTATCGTGGGCTGGACATCTCGCCCAGGGCATGGCACGATTTCCCGGAGAACGAGGCGTTCTACAACGACTTCGAGCGCGTGGCGCCGCGGGAGTCACTGGAGGCTCGGGAGGCCCTCTTGGCTACAGGGGCAAAACATGCACTGCTTTGCGGTTCGGGTTCGGCCACGTTTGGCGTCTTTCCCTCAGCGACAGAGGCAGAGGCGGCCGCCCAACGCTTTGCCGAAAAAGGAACTCTCCACGCGTGGGTGGCGCGAACTCTGGCCCGTAACGAATCCCTGGAATTGCAGCCCTGTTCTCGCGAGGGCAAAGGGCATTGGGCTAAGGATGGACCCGTAATGAAGGGTCTGTAG
- the pfkA gene encoding 6-phosphofructokinase translates to MKRIGLITSGGDSPGMNAAVRGIVRSALRRGVSVAGFLRGYDGIIQSDWMELDSRAVGGIINKGGTILRSARSAEFRTTEGRVKAIESMKALGVEGLVVVGGDGSLTGALMLHNEFGFPVMGVPGSIDNDIAGTDFSIGFDTAVNTAVEAIDRVRDTAYSHDRVFVIEVMGRRNGFIALEAGLAAGAEAVLIPERQYQIGAICEELGKSCERGKKSSILVVAEGAARASDIKELIEKRTGFDTRYLVLGHMQRGGSPTAFDRVLALRLGAFAANRLIDGHTGEMAGVVSGELVSPPLAYVLATTREVDPERLELVDLMAH, encoded by the coding sequence ATGAAACGGATCGGCTTGATCACGAGCGGAGGCGACTCGCCCGGCATGAACGCGGCCGTCAGAGGGATCGTGCGCTCGGCGCTTCGGCGAGGTGTTTCCGTCGCGGGCTTCCTTCGGGGCTATGACGGGATCATCCAGAGTGACTGGATGGAGTTGGACTCGCGCGCGGTGGGCGGCATCATCAACAAGGGCGGGACCATCCTTCGCTCGGCGCGCAGCGCCGAATTCAGGACCACCGAGGGCCGTGTCAAGGCGATCGAATCCATGAAGGCGCTGGGGGTCGAGGGGCTGGTGGTGGTCGGCGGCGACGGGTCGCTGACGGGCGCCTTGATGCTCCACAACGAGTTTGGGTTCCCGGTGATGGGCGTGCCGGGCTCGATCGACAACGACATTGCGGGCACCGATTTCAGCATCGGCTTCGATACGGCGGTGAACACGGCGGTGGAGGCGATCGACCGCGTCCGTGACACGGCCTACTCCCACGACCGCGTGTTCGTGATCGAGGTGATGGGGCGACGTAACGGGTTCATCGCGCTGGAAGCGGGTCTGGCAGCTGGGGCGGAGGCCGTTCTGATTCCAGAGCGGCAGTACCAGATTGGTGCGATCTGCGAGGAGTTGGGAAAGTCCTGCGAGCGGGGCAAGAAGAGCAGCATCCTGGTGGTGGCGGAAGGGGCCGCGCGCGCCTCAGACATCAAGGAGCTGATTGAAAAGCGCACCGGATTCGACACCCGCTACCTGGTTTTGGGGCACATGCAGCGCGGTGGCAGCCCGACGGCATTTGACCGGGTTCTGGCGCTGCGGCTTGGGGCGTTCGCCGCGAACCGCTTGATCGACGGCCACACGGGCGAGATGGCCGGCGTGGTCAGCGGGGAGCTGGTCTCGCCACCCCTGGCCTATGTGCTTGCGACAACCCGTGAGGTTGATCCCGAGCGTCTGGAACTCGTCGACCTGATGGCGCACTAG